Below is a genomic region from Desulforegula conservatrix Mb1Pa.
GGCATCAGCGTCTTCTCCATTGACCGGATTTCTATTTGAAAGCACCGGAGCATAAGCATGAGTTTTTATGAAGTGATCGAGTCAATCAAGTCCCAGGATATTTCCGGTTACATCGGCAATATATCAAAAAATGATGTCCGGAGAGTCCTTGCTGGCCGGACATGCTCGCCGGAAGATTTTCTTGCACTACTCTCCCCTGCCGCAGAGCCATTTATAGAAGACATGGCACAAAAAGCCCATGAGATATCAATTCGGCAGTTCGGCAGAATAATCCAGCTGTTTACTCCGATTTATCTGTCCAATTTCTGCACAAACGGATGCGTTTACTGCGGATTCGGCTGCAATAACAAAATACCCAGAAAGCAGCTGACCATAGATGAATTGGGTGATGAGGCAAAATCAATAGCAGATACTGGTTTAAGGCATATACTTATTCTAACGGGAGATGCTCCCAAAGTTGCCACCATAGGTTATCTTGAGGAATGCAGCCGCAAACTGAAAGAATATTTCAGCTCCATAGCCATTGAAATATATGCCCTGACAGAACAGGAATACATCAGTCTTGTAAATGCCGGAGTCGATGGTCTGACTATTTATCAGGAAACCTATAATGAGAGGCTTTATGACTCGCTTCATCCTTTTGGTCCCAAAAAAGACTTCAGATTCAGGCTTGATGCTCCTGAACGGGGCTGCAAGGCAGGCATGCGAATGGTCAACGTTGGCGCTCTGCTTGGGCTGGATGACTGGAGAATCGACTCATTCATATCTGGTCTGCATGCTGCCTATCTTCAGGATAAATACCCGGACGTAGAAATCAGCATGTCCCTTCCAAGGATGAGACCCCACGCAGGATCATATGAGCCAAAGTTTCCGGTATCAG
It encodes:
- the thiH gene encoding 2-iminoacetate synthase ThiH translates to MSFYEVIESIKSQDISGYIGNISKNDVRRVLAGRTCSPEDFLALLSPAAEPFIEDMAQKAHEISIRQFGRIIQLFTPIYLSNFCTNGCVYCGFGCNNKIPRKQLTIDELGDEAKSIADTGLRHILILTGDAPKVATIGYLEECSRKLKEYFSSIAIEIYALTEQEYISLVNAGVDGLTIYQETYNERLYDSLHPFGPKKDFRFRLDAPERGCKAGMRMVNVGALLGLDDWRIDSFISGLHAAYLQDKYPDVEISMSLPRMRPHAGSYEPKFPVSDISFVQIMLALRIFMPRCGISISTRESSKFRNQIMKLGVTRMSAGVTTAVGGHTQKDEGTGQFDISDERSVEQMVSAITETGYQPVFQDWRPLEI